The genomic stretch ttagatattgaattattaatgaatggAACCTTCCATACTTTGAAGTTAGAATCGTTTGGAAATTTGAGAATTGGTTCTAAATTATTCGAAGGTATTCATACATGCGAATTAACGTCTTTTGCCTACTATAAAAATACATTGTTCTTAACTGGAGACAAGTTTGgcttaataaaattatggAAATATCTGGATAAAGCAGCTGAGCCTCAGATCATGTATAGTAGTTCATTTTATGGTCATCTATGCGCAATTCTTGAAATGTATATTTATGAAGATAATAGTGTCCTTTTATCTCTAGATTCTGACGGTGAAACTTATATTTGGGACATTATTAACAGTCAAAGAATACgaagaattaataataatgtctTGCATTGCGCAATATGCAAATGCAAGGGGACAATCGCGACGTATAACAAATACAAAACTctatctttatttaatataaatggTATGGAGTATTGCAATATAAAGCTGAATTTCCATGAAAAGGTTTCATGcttgaaatttttagattttagCTCACTAGAATTGGGTAATAGACGACATCAATATTGGAAAGAAGAAGACATTCTTTTTGTCGGATTTGAGAATggtttattgaaaatttatgaaTTATTCTTAAATGAGGAAAGTAAATGGGATATAAGATTgttgaaagatttaaatactGGAATTCGGAGTAAAATAACATGTATTGAACCaagtttaaaaatagatcgtattattaaaaaagaacaagacaatgaatatattgatatGTTAAGAATGGAAATAGTTATTGGTGATGAAGAAGGGACAATTCATATATGGAATTGTTCTCCAGAGCAAAACTAAAAATAGGTTATTAGCTCTAAATTGacattaattattaatggtTATGTGGATATATATACTCTTGTGCCCACCATTTTATAGCCATTGAGTAGCCTTATATATCTATTACATTTATAGATCATAACTAATGAATAGATACAACTTTGATATTTCCAGGTTAGTATAAGAAGGTAAAATATAAGTATAGCCAAATTATTTCtgaagaataaataatataatttatgcATGATAAAGTACGTACTTTATCGAGTTTATTTGTAAGAGATAATACAAGATCATTTTGAGTTCTAGAAATTCGTATGTCTATGTATTTGTAAccttgaatatttataatacaaattaaTGCTACAAACTAGTGATGAAACTGTTgtataaattctatttttatacaGCTTTATTGTCATAGTTCTTATGAAATTAGTAATCTGTCGATACCATATGCTTTTCATTGAGTTGTGCCTTCATAGTTTTCTGTTCAGCAGTGCATCTTTCGTAGAGATAAAGACCAAGACCGTTTAATATCAAACCGAGAACCTGTAAAAGAGTAACCATTCTACCAACAAATATCCAGCTGCATGATATGACAGCTATTCTTTTCATAAGATTCGCAATGGAATAACTCAAAGTAGCAATTTCACCTAATAGATAAAAAGTAATCATAGCTTgtaagaaatgaaaaataccgtttataaataatagagTCCAAGGAATAAAAGTAATTCTATCATTTGCTTTACCCAAAATTAGAGTGTATAAAAGTGTGGAAAATTCGTATCTTAAAAACCAccaaaatgaaaaacaatAGCCtacaattgaaatataaatcattaacgataatttatcatatttagTATTATGTGAAGATGCAGTTTTTCGTTCTGAATAAATTGGCATTGGTgattcttctttaaatttcccatttttattaaccAATGGAAGTAAAGAGTTTTCTTTATAAGTGAAAACAGTTTTaccataaatattttggaagacaaaaataaacattGAACAAACGGCAAAAAAAACACCTAAGATCATGtttctaaatttatttggatCATGCAGTTCTTCTGGATCTCCCAAAGGAAGTCCATCAGATATTAAAGGCTTTCTATCCTCCCTAACTATTATCCAAACCCCTAATATAAGGCAAAATAGactaaaaaatatctttctAGTAACTTGCAGACTACTTAtgccaaatattttttggaaaataacaATGAAAACTGGCGATAA from Henningerozyma blattae CBS 6284 chromosome 4, complete genome encodes the following:
- the TBLA0D03090 gene encoding uncharacterized protein (similar to Saccharomyces cerevisiae YJL193W; ancestral locus Anc_1.143) — translated: MKRVLDSIREHSNIVILCLCWYLIASIATQVTKQILTVCPMPLFLGEFQFIYTTLIAILTCHIAYRFPKFYHLFPRGTFPLYFQESPDIKGQYKRIENITIITRPSRNIIKTVLPLGFFQFVGKFFGHSSTALVPISTVASIKTLSPVFIVIFQKIFGISSLQVTRKIFFSLFCLILGVWIIVREDRKPLISDGLPLGDPEELHDPNKFRNMILGVFFAVCSMFIFVFQNIYGKTVFTYKENSLLPLVNKNGKFKEESPMPIYSERKTASSHNTKYDKLSLMIYISIVGYCFSFWWFLRYEFSTLLYTLILGKANDRITFIPWTLLFINGIFHFLQAMITFYLLGEIATLSYSIANLMKRIAVISCSWIFVGRMVTLLQVLGLILNGLGLYLYERCTAEQKTMKAQLNEKHMVSTDY